One Mycolicibacterium parafortuitum DNA segment encodes these proteins:
- a CDS encoding acyl-CoA carboxylase subunit beta: MTSVTDSASTPAASHDIDIHTTAGKLADLRKRAKEAQHPVGEAAVEKVHAKGKLTARERILALLDEGSFVELDALAKHRSKNFGLENNRPTGDGVVTGYGTIDGRDVCVFSQDATVFGGSLGEVYGEKIVKVQELAIKTGRPLIGINDGAGARIQEGVVSLGLYSRIFHNNIKASGVIPQISLIMGAAAGGHVYSPALTDFVIMVDQTSQMFITGPDVIKTVTGEDVTMEQLGGAQTHMAKSGTVHYVASGEQDALDYVRDLLSYLPPNNYAEPPRYPAPHADAAIEDSLTDEDLELDTLIPDSPNQPYDMHEVITRILDDDEFLEVQAGYAGNIIVGFGRVDGRPVGIVANQPTNFAGCLDINASEKAARFIRTCDCFNIPIVLLVDVPGFLPGTDQEYNGIIRRGAKLLYAYGEATVAKVTVITRKSYGGAYCVMGSKDMGADVVVAWPTAQIAVMGASGAVGFVYRQQIKEAAANGEDVDALRLQLQQEYEDTLVNPYIAAERGYVDAVIPPSHTRGYVATALKLLERKVVQTPPKKHGNIPL; the protein is encoded by the coding sequence ATGACCAGCGTGACGGATTCTGCTTCGACGCCAGCCGCCTCCCACGACATCGACATCCACACCACCGCCGGAAAGCTGGCCGATCTGCGCAAACGCGCGAAAGAAGCCCAGCACCCGGTCGGCGAGGCCGCCGTGGAAAAGGTGCACGCCAAAGGCAAGCTGACCGCGCGCGAACGCATTCTGGCGCTGCTGGACGAGGGCTCCTTCGTCGAGCTCGACGCGCTGGCCAAGCACCGCTCCAAGAACTTCGGTCTGGAGAACAACCGCCCCACCGGTGACGGTGTGGTCACCGGCTACGGCACCATCGACGGCCGCGACGTCTGCGTGTTCAGCCAGGACGCCACCGTGTTCGGCGGCAGCCTCGGCGAGGTCTACGGCGAGAAGATCGTCAAGGTCCAGGAACTGGCCATCAAGACCGGCCGCCCTCTGATCGGCATCAACGACGGCGCCGGCGCCCGCATCCAGGAAGGCGTGGTCTCCCTCGGCCTCTACAGCCGCATCTTCCACAACAACATCAAGGCCTCCGGCGTCATCCCGCAGATCTCGCTGATCATGGGTGCCGCCGCCGGCGGGCACGTCTACTCCCCCGCGCTGACCGACTTCGTCATCATGGTCGACCAGACCAGCCAGATGTTCATCACCGGACCCGACGTCATCAAGACCGTCACCGGTGAAGACGTCACCATGGAACAGCTCGGCGGCGCCCAGACCCACATGGCCAAGTCCGGCACCGTGCACTACGTCGCCTCGGGCGAGCAGGACGCCCTGGACTACGTCCGCGACCTGCTGTCCTACCTGCCGCCGAACAACTACGCCGAGCCGCCGCGCTATCCGGCCCCGCACGCCGACGCGGCCATCGAAGACAGCCTCACCGACGAAGACCTCGAACTCGACACGCTGATCCCGGACTCCCCGAACCAGCCCTACGACATGCACGAGGTCATCACCCGCATCCTCGACGACGACGAATTCCTCGAAGTCCAAGCGGGTTACGCCGGCAACATCATCGTCGGCTTCGGCCGCGTCGACGGCCGCCCGGTCGGCATCGTGGCCAACCAGCCCACCAACTTCGCCGGCTGCCTCGACATCAACGCCTCGGAGAAGGCCGCCCGGTTCATCCGGACCTGCGACTGCTTCAACATCCCGATCGTGCTGCTCGTCGACGTGCCCGGCTTCCTGCCCGGCACCGACCAGGAATACAACGGCATCATCCGCCGCGGCGCCAAACTGCTCTACGCCTACGGCGAGGCCACCGTCGCCAAGGTCACCGTCATCACCCGCAAGTCCTACGGCGGCGCCTACTGCGTGATGGGCTCCAAGGACATGGGCGCCGACGTCGTCGTCGCCTGGCCCACCGCCCAGATCGCCGTGATGGGCGCCTCCGGCGCCGTCGGGTTCGTCTACCGCCAGCAGATCAAGGAAGCCGCCGCCAACGGCGAAGACGTTGACGCGCTGCGCCTGCAGCTGCAGCAGGAGTACGAGGACACCCTCGTCAACCCCTACATCGCCGCCGAACGCGGATACGTCGACGCGGTCATCCCGCCGTCGCACACCCGCGGCTACGTCGCCACCGCGCTGAAGCTGCTGGAGCGCAAGGTCGTTCAGACCCCGCCGAAGAAGCACGGCAACATTCCCCTGTGA
- a CDS encoding DUF4012 domain-containing protein: MQFFPRRRPDHDNADNGDEYTDYDDERRDFARRRGLLWGTAVVVLVVLGLGIWVAVGAFQAKSNLEQARSHAQAAKDALLDGNTEAASSAADEALVSARDARDATHSLAWNVASALPWVGSPFKTGQQVTEVVLGLASDVLRPAADVGLTISPDRLYQDGRVDVGLLRSQEPELSKLAESAKRLNADAAAITDPRYVSLLSDARTQLQSQISGVTSIIENTALAARLAPAMMGADGPRSYFMGFQTNAEVRGTGGLLGGYGILRFDNGVPVVDTLAPNTDLTGAVAPVDFGFEYDQQYGYNQPFFDIRNSNISPHFPYAAQIWQGMWLQQTGMKVDGAIAIDPVALSYILGAIGPITMPDGEIVSRDNVVELTEATAYSRFTADQRAERKQYLEDIASAVVSKMTGSVKSPRQLLEALGRAVSERRIAVWSAVPEEQQLLEETPLALAVPEDPTPYAQVVINNLGGNKLDYYLRSEIEYAADKCQGETRASTVTVKLTNEVPEGLPSYVVGAEGLSPDLGLAVPPGTNVTSVRLVATRGAELSSVLLNGERVPAILYTERGHPVFEVQLIITPGQTADVMFQLSEPSVPGKPRAPVLPLVETVTPRVMVPECTG; this comes from the coding sequence GTGCAATTTTTCCCGCGACGCCGGCCTGACCATGACAACGCCGATAACGGTGACGAATACACGGATTACGACGACGAGCGGCGCGACTTCGCCCGGCGACGCGGTCTCCTCTGGGGGACGGCCGTGGTCGTGCTGGTCGTCCTCGGTTTGGGGATCTGGGTAGCCGTCGGCGCCTTCCAGGCGAAATCGAATCTCGAACAAGCACGCAGTCACGCCCAAGCCGCGAAAGATGCGCTGCTCGACGGGAACACCGAGGCAGCGTCGAGCGCCGCGGACGAAGCACTGGTCAGTGCCCGGGATGCCCGCGACGCGACCCATTCGCTTGCGTGGAACGTTGCTTCAGCACTTCCGTGGGTCGGCAGCCCGTTCAAGACGGGCCAGCAGGTAACCGAGGTCGTCCTCGGCCTTGCCTCGGATGTCTTGCGGCCGGCCGCAGATGTGGGACTGACCATTTCCCCGGACCGCCTCTATCAGGACGGCCGGGTGGACGTTGGGCTCCTACGGAGCCAGGAACCGGAACTAAGCAAGTTGGCGGAAAGTGCCAAGCGCCTTAATGCCGATGCCGCCGCCATCACGGATCCGCGTTATGTATCCCTGTTGAGCGATGCCCGGACCCAGCTCCAGAGTCAGATCTCCGGTGTCACCTCGATCATTGAGAACACCGCGTTGGCGGCACGGCTGGCACCAGCGATGATGGGGGCCGACGGGCCCCGCTCCTATTTCATGGGCTTCCAGACCAACGCTGAAGTAAGAGGAACGGGCGGCCTCCTGGGCGGCTACGGAATTCTCCGATTCGACAATGGCGTGCCGGTGGTCGACACCCTGGCCCCGAATACGGATCTAACGGGTGCGGTAGCTCCCGTGGATTTTGGCTTCGAGTATGACCAGCAATACGGCTATAACCAGCCTTTCTTCGATATTCGCAATAGCAACATCAGTCCGCACTTTCCTTATGCCGCTCAAATATGGCAGGGGATGTGGCTCCAACAAACGGGCATGAAAGTTGACGGGGCCATTGCGATCGACCCAGTCGCACTAAGTTACATCCTGGGGGCCATCGGGCCTATAACGATGCCTGATGGCGAAATTGTATCGCGGGATAACGTCGTGGAACTTACGGAGGCGACTGCATATAGCCGTTTCACGGCTGATCAGCGAGCAGAGCGCAAGCAGTATCTTGAGGACATCGCCAGCGCCGTCGTTTCGAAAATGACGGGGTCGGTCAAGTCGCCGCGGCAGCTGTTGGAAGCCTTGGGTCGCGCGGTCAGCGAACGCAGAATTGCCGTCTGGAGCGCCGTGCCGGAGGAACAGCAGCTACTTGAGGAGACACCTTTGGCTCTTGCTGTGCCAGAGGACCCGACCCCCTACGCTCAAGTGGTTATCAACAATCTAGGTGGAAATAAGCTCGACTACTATTTGAGAAGTGAAATCGAATACGCTGCGGATAAATGCCAAGGTGAAACGCGCGCATCCACGGTTACGGTCAAGCTGACCAATGAGGTGCCAGAAGGTTTGCCCTCTTACGTAGTTGGTGCTGAGGGGCTTTCTCCCGATTTAGGACTAGCAGTACCTCCCGGTACAAATGTGACATCTGTCCGTCTCGTCGCTACAAGAGGGGCGGAACTTTCTAGCGTGCTTCTCAACGGAGAGCGTGTGCCGGCGATCCTATATACCGAGCGTGGACACCCCGTCTTTGAGGTTCAGCTTATTATCACCCCTGGACAGACTGCTGATGTCATGTTTCAGTTGTCAGAGCCCTCAGTGCCGGGAAAGCCCCGTGCTCCGGTTCTGCCGTTAGTTGAGACGGTGACGCCCCGAGTTATGGTGCCCGAATGCACCGGATAA
- a CDS encoding Maf family protein, with amino-acid sequence MTRFVLGSASQGRLKVLRQAGIDPVVVVSDVDEDALIGSLDPETPPEAVVAKLANAKALSVAAALPQELLADCVVLGCDSMLHLDGRLTGKPGSADAARRQWESMAGTVGHLLTGHALLRLTDGVITHTEGDTGSTAIHFGSPSAADLDRYVDTGEPIHVAGAFTLDGLGGWFIDRIDGDPSNVIGVSLPVIRQLLGRAELSVTDFWTR; translated from the coding sequence ATGACGCGTTTCGTCCTCGGCTCGGCGTCGCAGGGCCGGCTCAAGGTGCTCAGACAGGCCGGCATCGACCCTGTCGTGGTCGTCTCCGACGTCGACGAGGACGCGCTGATCGGTTCACTCGACCCGGAAACACCACCGGAAGCCGTGGTCGCGAAACTGGCCAATGCCAAGGCGCTCAGTGTCGCCGCGGCACTCCCCCAAGAGCTGTTGGCCGATTGCGTTGTGCTGGGCTGTGATTCGATGCTGCACCTGGATGGCCGACTCACGGGTAAGCCCGGCTCGGCGGATGCGGCACGAAGGCAATGGGAGTCGATGGCCGGTACCGTCGGGCATCTGCTCACCGGACACGCGCTGCTACGGCTGACCGACGGCGTGATCACCCACACCGAGGGCGATACCGGCAGCACCGCCATTCATTTCGGATCGCCGAGCGCAGCCGACCTCGACCGCTACGTGGACACTGGTGAACCGATCCACGTCGCGGGGGCGTTCACCCTGGACGGCCTCGGCGGCTGGTTTATCGATCGGATCGACGGCGACCCGTCGAACGTGATCGGGGTCAGTCTGCCCGTGATCCGACAGCTGCTCGGCCGCGCGGAGCTGTCGGTCACCGACTTCTGGACGCGCTGA
- a CDS encoding sulfurtransferase, whose product MPLPADPSPALQSYAHPERLVTADWLSGNLGRPGLAIVESDEDVLLYDTGHIPGAVKIDWHTDLNDPNVRDYITGEQFADLMNRKGISRDDTVVIYGDKSNWWAAYALWVFTLFGHPDVRLLDGGRNLWISDGRDTTLDVPNKQTTGYPVVERNDAPIRAFKDDVLAILGKQPLIDVRSPQEYTGERTHMPDYPEEGALRGGHIPTAVSIPWAKAALDNGKFRSRAELDELYGFLTPDDETVVYCRIGERSSHTWFVLTHLLGLPGVRNYDGSWTEWGNAVRVPVAVGEQPGEAPGAK is encoded by the coding sequence GTGCCACTACCTGCCGATCCCAGCCCTGCCCTGCAGTCCTACGCCCACCCCGAGCGACTGGTCACCGCCGACTGGCTGTCCGGCAATCTCGGCAGGCCCGGCCTGGCCATCGTCGAGTCCGACGAGGACGTACTGCTCTACGACACCGGCCACATCCCCGGCGCCGTCAAGATCGACTGGCACACCGACCTCAACGACCCGAACGTGCGTGACTACATCACCGGCGAGCAATTCGCCGACCTGATGAACCGCAAGGGCATCTCCCGCGACGACACCGTGGTGATCTACGGCGACAAGAGCAACTGGTGGGCCGCCTACGCGCTGTGGGTCTTCACCCTGTTCGGCCACCCCGATGTGCGACTGCTCGACGGCGGCCGCAACCTGTGGATCTCCGACGGCCGCGACACCACCCTGGACGTGCCGAACAAGCAGACCACCGGCTACCCCGTCGTCGAGCGCAACGACGCTCCGATCCGCGCGTTCAAGGACGACGTGCTCGCCATTCTCGGCAAGCAGCCGCTGATCGACGTGCGCTCCCCGCAGGAGTACACCGGCGAGCGCACCCACATGCCGGACTACCCCGAAGAGGGAGCGCTGCGCGGCGGCCACATCCCGACCGCGGTGTCCATCCCGTGGGCGAAGGCCGCGCTGGACAACGGAAAGTTCCGCAGCAGAGCCGAACTCGACGAGCTCTACGGCTTCCTGACCCCCGACGACGAGACGGTGGTGTACTGCCGCATCGGTGAGCGCTCCAGCCACACCTGGTTCGTGCTGACCCACCTGCTCGGCCTGCCCGGCGTGCGCAACTACGACGGCTCCTGGACTGAGTGGGGCAACGCGGTGCGGGTCCCGGTGGCCGTCGGGGAACAGCCGGGCGAAGCGCCGGGCGCCAAATGA
- a CDS encoding SulP family inorganic anion transporter has translation MPRRADYAEVPRSWRRDVLAGVTVGVVALPLALAFGISSGTGAAAGLITAVVAGLVAAVFGGSHVQVSGPTGAMAVVLAPIVAQYGLPSLALVTVLAGLIVLAAGVAGLGRAVTFIPWPVIEGFTLGIAAIIFLQQIPAALGQSTPQGERPLAAAWQSLRAIEWSAAAPALAIVALVVVLMVGLPRLHRAIPASLVAVVAATGVAIAFSLTVARIGELPAHLPAPVLPHTDLAALRALSGAALAIAALAAIESLLSARVAATMSRTGSYDPNRELVGQGLASVASGLFGGMPATGAIARTAVNVRSGARTRLSAIVHSLVLLGVVYLASGPVAAIPLASLAAVLMVTSVRMVSARTVMRIVTSTRSDAVTFVVTASITIVFDLIEAVEIGVIVAAVFALRALARRSSVTREELPGPPCPGDDRIVLLRLDGAMFFGAAERISSAIVDEHHRDVAVVIIRMSQLGMLDATGANTLAEIVEDLESRGITVIIKGVQPEHRALLDNVGVIDALRHENHLLDSLDDAIAHARSHVRQEAG, from the coding sequence ATGCCCCGGCGCGCCGACTACGCCGAGGTGCCGCGCAGCTGGCGCCGCGACGTGCTGGCCGGGGTGACGGTCGGGGTGGTGGCGCTGCCGCTGGCGTTGGCGTTCGGGATCAGCTCGGGAACCGGCGCGGCCGCCGGGTTGATCACCGCGGTGGTGGCCGGTCTGGTCGCCGCGGTCTTCGGTGGGTCGCACGTCCAGGTGTCCGGTCCGACGGGTGCGATGGCGGTGGTGCTGGCGCCGATCGTCGCGCAGTACGGACTGCCGAGCCTGGCGTTGGTGACGGTGCTGGCCGGGCTGATCGTGCTGGCGGCCGGCGTCGCGGGTCTGGGCCGGGCGGTGACGTTCATCCCGTGGCCGGTGATCGAGGGCTTCACCCTCGGGATCGCCGCGATCATCTTCCTGCAGCAGATCCCGGCCGCCCTCGGCCAGTCGACACCGCAGGGGGAGCGGCCGCTGGCCGCGGCGTGGCAGTCGCTGCGCGCGATCGAGTGGTCGGCGGCCGCGCCGGCGCTGGCGATCGTGGCGCTGGTGGTGGTCCTGATGGTCGGGCTGCCGCGGCTGCACCGCGCGATCCCGGCGTCGCTGGTCGCGGTCGTGGCCGCGACCGGGGTGGCGATCGCGTTCTCGCTGACGGTCGCGCGCATCGGGGAGTTGCCCGCGCATCTGCCCGCGCCGGTGCTGCCGCATACGGATCTGGCCGCGTTGCGGGCGCTCTCTGGTGCGGCGTTGGCGATCGCGGCGCTGGCGGCGATCGAATCGCTGTTGTCCGCGCGGGTCGCGGCGACGATGTCGCGCACCGGCAGCTACGACCCGAACCGGGAATTGGTCGGGCAGGGGCTGGCGTCGGTGGCCTCCGGGCTGTTCGGCGGCATGCCGGCCACCGGGGCGATCGCGCGCACCGCGGTCAACGTGCGTTCCGGTGCCCGCACCCGGCTGTCGGCGATCGTGCACTCGCTGGTGCTGCTCGGGGTGGTCTATCTGGCCAGTGGGCCGGTCGCGGCGATCCCGCTGGCGTCGCTGGCGGCGGTGCTGATGGTGACGTCGGTGCGGATGGTTTCGGCGCGCACGGTGATGCGGATCGTGACGTCGACGCGCTCGGACGCGGTGACGTTCGTGGTCACGGCGTCGATCACGATCGTGTTCGATCTGATCGAGGCGGTCGAGATCGGTGTCATCGTCGCCGCGGTGTTCGCGTTGCGGGCGCTGGCCCGGCGCAGCAGCGTCACCCGCGAGGAGCTTCCGGGCCCGCCGTGCCCGGGCGACGACCGCATCGTGCTGCTGCGGCTCGACGGCGCGATGTTCTTCGGAGCCGCCGAACGCATCTCATCGGCGATCGTCGACGAGCATCACCGCGATGTGGCGGTGGTGATCATCCGGATGTCCCAGCTGGGCATGCTCGATGCCACCGGCGCCAACACGCTGGCCGAGATCGTCGAGGATCTCGAGTCCCGGGGCATCACCGTGATCATCAAGGGCGTGCAGCCCGAACATCGGGCGCTGCTGGACAACGTCGGGGTCATCGACGCGCTGCGCCACGAGAACCACTTACTCGATTCGCTCGACGACGCGATCGCGCATGCCCGCAGCCATGTCCGCCAAGAGGCGGGCTGA
- a CDS encoding acyl-CoA carboxylase subunit epsilon has translation MNHDADIVEVSDPRDMTIDDPPAPTPHFQVLKGEPTLEELAALVTVLAGAGGGAPADPGPQELNLWGHPVDKLRYDVTSWQRTTLWERTHMRH, from the coding sequence ATGAACCATGACGCCGACATCGTCGAGGTCTCCGATCCACGGGACATGACCATCGACGACCCGCCCGCCCCCACCCCGCACTTCCAGGTACTCAAGGGCGAACCCACCCTCGAAGAACTCGCCGCACTCGTCACCGTGCTGGCCGGCGCCGGCGGCGGCGCACCCGCCGACCCCGGACCCCAGGAACTCAACCTCTGGGGCCACCCGGTCGACAAACTGCGCTACGACGTCACCAGCTGGCAACGCACCACCCTGTGGGAACGCACCCACATGCGGCACTGA
- a CDS encoding polysaccharide biosynthesis tyrosine autokinase, translating into MNLQDFIKLLRSRWVTICVTALIGVLAAAAYSLITTPLYQASTRLFVSTTSGSSLAETYQGNRFSQERVVSYAELIMGQTLAQRTIDKLGLDMSAEDLQAHVKASSKVDTVLINVDVLDESPVRARDIANTLSDEFVAMVRELETPEDGSTPDSRVVVEQRASIPDSPVVPKTARNIGIGLVLGLAFGVALAVVRDLLDNTVKDRETLESITGTGLVGSIPLDKDRRKQPAISFDADNSLIAEAFRKVRTNLQFLAVDNPPRVIIVTSSVPNEGKSTTAINIALALAEAEHNVLLIDGDMRRPSLHQYLDLVGGVGFSTVLSGAASVDDALQKTRFPGLTLLTSGAIPPNPSELVGSQAARKLLRELRTQFDYVIIDSSPLLAVTDAAILAAAADGVLIMARFGSTKREQLAHAVGNLESVGAPLLGAVFTLMPTRGGSSYSYNYSYYGSDSGVIAPKVLRAPDVAVQESSSSDSVKEVEVEDQDPTTSSSGRRRRRESSD; encoded by the coding sequence TTGAATCTCCAGGATTTCATAAAACTTCTACGGAGTCGTTGGGTAACTATCTGCGTAACGGCTTTGATCGGAGTTTTAGCTGCGGCAGCATATAGCCTTATAACTACGCCGCTCTATCAGGCTTCCACCCGCTTGTTTGTTTCGACCACCTCAGGTTCCTCGCTCGCCGAAACTTACCAAGGAAATCGCTTCTCCCAAGAAAGAGTGGTCTCATACGCCGAGTTGATTATGGGGCAGACTTTAGCTCAGCGAACAATCGACAAATTAGGTCTCGATATGAGCGCCGAGGATTTGCAGGCGCATGTTAAAGCGAGCTCGAAAGTCGACACTGTCTTGATCAATGTGGACGTGCTAGACGAATCTCCGGTGCGTGCACGGGATATTGCGAACACTCTTTCGGACGAGTTCGTTGCAATGGTGCGCGAGCTGGAGACGCCAGAGGATGGTTCGACTCCGGATTCGCGGGTGGTGGTCGAGCAGCGTGCTTCGATTCCAGATTCACCCGTTGTGCCAAAGACTGCGCGAAACATCGGAATAGGACTTGTGTTGGGTCTCGCCTTCGGCGTCGCGCTAGCCGTGGTCCGCGATCTCCTCGATAATACGGTGAAGGATCGCGAGACCCTTGAAAGCATTACAGGCACTGGGCTGGTCGGGAGCATTCCTCTGGATAAAGACCGTCGAAAGCAGCCTGCCATATCCTTTGATGCGGATAATTCACTCATCGCGGAGGCGTTCCGTAAAGTCCGAACGAACCTGCAGTTTCTCGCGGTCGACAACCCCCCACGAGTAATTATCGTGACCAGTTCCGTGCCGAATGAAGGCAAGTCGACGACTGCTATTAATATCGCTCTCGCGCTTGCTGAGGCAGAGCACAATGTGCTTCTAATAGACGGAGATATGCGTCGGCCGAGCTTGCATCAGTACCTTGACCTGGTCGGCGGGGTCGGTTTCAGCACAGTTCTCAGCGGCGCCGCCTCGGTGGACGACGCACTTCAAAAGACCCGATTCCCCGGCCTTACACTGTTAACTTCTGGAGCGATACCCCCAAACCCGAGTGAGCTTGTTGGATCGCAGGCTGCGCGGAAGTTATTGCGAGAGCTGCGGACACAATTTGATTACGTAATCATCGACTCGTCTCCGTTGCTCGCCGTAACGGATGCGGCGATACTTGCGGCGGCTGCGGACGGTGTCTTGATTATGGCTCGATTTGGAAGTACTAAGCGGGAGCAGTTGGCGCACGCGGTTGGAAATCTTGAAAGTGTGGGTGCGCCTCTGCTTGGTGCAGTGTTCACGCTGATGCCGACTCGCGGGGGCTCTTCATATAGCTATAACTACAGCTATTACGGGTCCGACAGTGGAGTGATAGCCCCCAAGGTGCTACGGGCACCTGACGTTGCTGTCCAAGAGTCCAGCAGCTCGGATTCCGTCAAGGAAGTCGAAGTGGAGGATCAAGATCCCACGACGTCATCGAGCGGCCGGCGGCGACGTCGTGAAAGCTCAGATTAA
- a CDS encoding ArsR/SmtB family transcription factor, which translates to MQGFLAGGERPLYEIKANLFKALAHPARIRVLEILSVADGPAPVSDILEQTGLEATLLSQHLAVLKRHRVVEAQRVGNAVYYQLAHPKISELLVIARAFLADTLAANREQIDALSSLPPVAGS; encoded by the coding sequence ATGCAGGGATTCCTCGCGGGCGGTGAGCGGCCGCTGTACGAGATCAAGGCCAACCTCTTCAAGGCGCTGGCGCATCCGGCCCGGATCAGGGTGCTGGAGATCCTGTCGGTCGCCGACGGCCCGGCCCCGGTCAGCGACATCTTGGAGCAGACCGGGCTGGAGGCGACGCTGCTGTCGCAGCATCTGGCCGTCCTCAAGCGGCACCGGGTCGTCGAGGCCCAGCGGGTCGGCAACGCGGTGTATTACCAACTCGCCCATCCGAAGATCTCCGAGTTGCTGGTGATCGCGCGGGCGTTCCTGGCCGACACGCTGGCCGCCAACAGAGAGCAGATCGACGCGCTGTCGTCGCTACCGCCGGTGGCCGGATCGTGA
- a CDS encoding SufE family protein: MTMPAALAEVVSDFKDVEGQDKLALLLEFADELPPLPAELEEAAMEPVPECQSPLFLHVDAGDRDHVRLYFSAPAEAPTTRGFAAILATGLDGQSAGDILAVPDDFYTDLGLAKLISPLRLRGMSAMLTRIKNRLK, encoded by the coding sequence ATGACCATGCCGGCCGCGCTGGCCGAGGTGGTGTCGGACTTCAAAGACGTTGAGGGACAAGACAAACTGGCCCTGCTGCTGGAGTTCGCCGACGAGCTACCCCCGCTGCCCGCCGAACTCGAAGAGGCGGCGATGGAACCGGTGCCGGAATGCCAGTCGCCGCTGTTCCTGCACGTCGACGCCGGCGACCGCGACCACGTCCGGCTGTACTTCAGCGCCCCCGCCGAGGCGCCGACCACCCGCGGCTTCGCCGCGATCCTGGCCACCGGGCTCGACGGGCAGTCCGCCGGCGATATCCTCGCCGTCCCCGACGACTTCTACACCGACCTCGGCCTGGCCAAGCTGATCAGCCCGCTACGGCTGCGCGGCATGTCGGCGATGCTGACCCGGATCAAGAACCGCCTCAAGTAA
- a CDS encoding acyltransferase family protein, whose translation MVTRFDQWRESSARRRRRAERANIRLDVQGLRMVAVLAVLAHHLTGWPQGGFVGIDIFFVIAGYFATESLLTTAADTGRPELRNFYLGRLRRIVPAATVVLILTIAASALAFSASRARDVGIDALYAFFFVANWHFAADGVDPVTTTDTASPLLHYWPLAVEEQVFIAWPLLILAVTAIAVRKACSDERWRAHLGAAVGGVAVASLAWAAYQTMTSPTVAFLSTFTRVWELGVGALLAVAAGSLARLPDPLRPILSWLGLALIGAAFVLIDGTSGFPAPWALLPVAGAALVIGAGIGREPNLQGFLRNRASTYLGDLSYSLYLVHWPVIVLLATVMDRDAYYYASAVTLTLGLAVALHHFVENPMRYADRGALRQAREDRRHGLHHTSPATKLAGVGALILITLSVISYAMSPEAIDAPAPVAPAVPAP comes from the coding sequence ATGGTTACACGCTTCGATCAATGGCGGGAATCGTCTGCGCGTCGGCGTCGACGTGCAGAACGAGCAAATATCAGGCTGGACGTCCAAGGGTTGCGCATGGTCGCGGTCCTTGCGGTGCTGGCCCATCATCTGACCGGCTGGCCGCAGGGCGGCTTCGTCGGCATCGACATCTTCTTCGTGATTGCCGGCTACTTCGCTACTGAGAGTTTGCTGACGACCGCCGCGGACACGGGCAGGCCGGAGCTCCGCAACTTCTACCTCGGGCGGCTGCGCCGCATCGTGCCCGCCGCGACCGTCGTCCTGATCCTGACGATCGCCGCGTCGGCCCTTGCCTTTTCGGCATCGCGGGCCCGGGACGTCGGCATCGACGCGCTGTACGCGTTCTTCTTCGTGGCGAACTGGCACTTCGCGGCCGACGGCGTCGATCCCGTCACCACCACCGACACCGCGTCCCCGTTGCTGCACTATTGGCCGCTGGCGGTCGAGGAGCAGGTCTTCATCGCGTGGCCGCTGCTGATCCTGGCCGTCACCGCGATCGCCGTGCGCAAAGCGTGCAGCGACGAACGGTGGCGCGCCCACCTCGGCGCCGCGGTCGGCGGCGTCGCCGTCGCGTCCCTGGCCTGGGCGGCCTACCAGACCATGACCTCGCCGACCGTAGCGTTCCTCAGCACCTTCACCCGCGTCTGGGAACTCGGCGTCGGCGCACTACTGGCGGTGGCCGCCGGCAGCCTTGCGCGTCTCCCCGATCCGCTGCGCCCGATCCTGTCGTGGCTCGGCCTGGCGCTCATCGGCGCCGCGTTCGTCCTGATCGACGGCACGTCCGGATTCCCGGCACCGTGGGCGCTGCTGCCGGTCGCCGGCGCGGCCCTGGTGATCGGCGCGGGCATCGGGCGTGAACCCAACCTGCAGGGCTTCCTGCGCAATCGCGCCAGCACCTACCTCGGCGACCTCTCCTACTCGCTGTACCTGGTGCACTGGCCGGTGATCGTGCTACTGGCGACCGTGATGGACCGCGACGCGTACTACTACGCCAGCGCGGTCACGCTGACCCTCGGGCTCGCCGTCGCGCTGCACCACTTCGTCGAGAACCCGATGCGCTACGCCGACCGGGGCGCCCTGCGGCAGGCCCGCGAGGACCGCAGGCACGGCCTGCACCACACCAGCCCGGCCACCAAGCTCGCCGGGGTGGGCGCGCTGATCCTGATCACCCTCAGCGTCATCAGTTACGCGATGAGCCCCGAGGCGATCGACGCACCCGCACCGGTGGCACCCGCGGTCCCCGCCCCCTGA